TGGCTGAATTTTATCAGGCCATGGGGTGGGATGAAAACGGGGTGCCGCCGGACCCGGATGCCATGAAAAAAACAGAACCAATGATGTAAACATACTTTTGAAAGGAACGCGCGTGATTCAATCCTCCACTACCAGAAGCCGGGCCGTGAGCATGCGGATTCTGACCGACGATCAGATCTGGGAAATCAAACAGGCGGCATTTGATATTATTGAAAAAGTCGGATTCAAATGCCGGCACGACGGAGTCAAAAAGATGATGACCCAGGCCGGGGCCTGGGTCAGAGACGATACCATCAAAATCCCCAAATACATCGTCCAGGGATCTGTGGCCACGGCCCCCAAAGGATGGACCATTTATGACCGGAACGGCCAAAGGGCCCTGGAAGTGGAAGGAGAAAAAAGCCACTACGGCACCTCCACGGCCAGCCCCAACCACCGGGATCCCTTTACCGGAGAGATCCGGCCCACCAGCATCAATGACATTGCCCTGGGGGCCAAAGTCGCGGATGCCCTGGCACACATCGACTTTGTCATGCCCATGGGCTCCTCCCAGGATGTGCCGGGCGCGGCCGCGGAAGTTCACGAAATTCCGGCCCTGTTTGCCAACACCGTCAAACCGGCTGCGTTTATCGGGTACTCGCCGTTGGGATGCGAATATGTGTATGAAATGGCGGCCGTGATCGCCGGCGGTCAGGACAAATTGCGGGAAAAACCGTTTCTCATCCTCTACCCGGAAGCCATTGCCCCGCTGTTTTTTCCCGATGACGTGGTGGACCGGATTCTGATTGCAGCCGACCGGTTCATGCCTCAACTGCCCGGTTCCACGGTGTCCGCCGGTGCCACGGGCCCGGTCACTCTGGCCGGCATGCTGGTGCAGATCACGGCCGAGGCCCTGATCCATATCACCATTGCCCAGCTGCGAAAACCCGGGTGTCCCGTGGCCATGAGCGGCAATGTGGGAATCCTGGACATGAAAACTGCGCTCATGACCATGGGAGCCCCGGAAAACAGCTTAGGCATCGCAGCCCAGGCGGAAATCGCCAAATCGTTTGACCTGCCCACCTGGGGCCTGGCCGGTGCCACAGACGCCAAATGCCTGGATGCCCAGGCCGGCCTGGAAGGCGCGTTTTCCATTCTGGCCCAGGGACTGTCCGGCCTGAACCTGATCCATGATGTGGGATACATGGCTTCGGGCATGGCCTGTTCTTTAGAACAGCTGGTCATGGGCAACGAGATTGCAGGCATGACCAAGCGGTTTGTGGAAGGCATCACCGTCACCAAAGACACCCTGGCCAGACAGATCATCGAAGATGTCGGCCCGGGCGGGCATTTCATCACCCAGAAACATACACTGGCCCATTTCAAGCAGGAACTGTCTGTTTCAAAGCTGCTCAACCGCCAGACCATCGATGCCTGGAAAAATTCCGGCTGTCCCACCATGGACCAGCGGGTCCAGGAAGAAATCCGGTCTATCATGGAAACCCACAAACCGGATCCGCTGAGTGACAAGGTAATGGCGGAGCTGGACCGGCTCAAAAAAGAAGGGGAAAAAGAAATTCTGGCAAAACGGGAAAAAGGATAGGTTTTTATTTTTCTAAAAAAATTGATTCAAAAATTTGCATTAATCTGGAAGACATGTAATAAAAGGAAATTAAGCAAAAGAAAGAGATCCCGTCGCTTGTATGGAATGACAAGCATCATCGATTAAGACAAATAAGGAGGTAAGCATGGAAAAAAGAATTCATCCGGCCGTGCACGACTTAAAAAGTGACATGGAAAAAGGCAAACTTTCCCGAAGAGAATTTCTCAGATACTCCACATTGCTGGGGGTATCTGCTTTCACTGCCACCCAGATGGCCGGTCTTTCCTGGACCGCCAAAGCCTTTGCCGGAAACGTCAAACGCGGCGGTACCCTGAAAGTGGCGACCGCTTTGCAGAAAATCGCCCATCCTGCCACTTATTCCTGGATTGCCGCATCCAATGTCACCCGTCAGGTGGCGGAATATCTGACCCTGACCGACGGCAAAAACATCACCCATCCCTATCTGCTGAAAAACTGGGAAGCCAGTGATGACCTGAAAACCTGGACCCTGAACCTCAGACAAGGGGTCACGTTCAACAATGGGGATACGTTCAATGCCGATGACGTCATCTTCACCTTGAACCAGTGGCTGGACGAAAGCGTGGGTTCCTCCATGAAAGGGCTTGTGGACGGTTATCTGAGCAGCAACAATATCGAGAAGGTCAATGACTATCAAATCATACTGCACCTGAAAGTGCCCACCATCTCCATTCCCGAGGACTTTTTTCAGTATCCGGCCCAGGTGCTGAATCACCGGACCTTTGAAGGCGATTTCCTCAAAGCGCCCCATGGCACCGGCCCCTATACCCTGGAAACCTACCGGGAAGGCGAACTGGCCGTGGTCAAGGCCCGGTCCGACTACTGGCAGAAAGGTGTGGACGGCAAACCCCTGCCATACCTGGATGAAATGCAGTTTTTGGACATGGGCACGGAAACCGCCCCCATGATTTCGGCCATCAAGAGCGAAGACATCGATTTCATCGATCTGTCCGATATCGGCGGCACCGACATTTTCCGGGCCCTCAAAGATGATCCGGAAATCAACATCCTGGCGGCCCCCACGGCCTCGGCCCGGGTGTTGCGCATGCGGGTGGATCTTAAACCATGGGACAATGAAAAGGTCCGCCTGGCCATGAGAAAATGCCATAACCATGAAAAAATCCTGGCACTGGCCTACATGGGACAGGGACTGGAAGGACAGGACTTCCATGTGTACCAGCTGCACCCGGAATACTGTGAAATGCCCATTCCGGCATATGATCCTGCAGCGTCCAAAAAGCTGCTGGCCGAAGCCGGATATCCCGATGGGCTGGAAGTCAACCTGGCAGTGGGTTCCGGATGGCCGGATGTGGTCCGGTATGCAGAAATCCTCAAACAGGATGCCATGCCCGGCGGATTCAAGATCAATTTACAAACCATGCCCAACAGCCAGTACTGGGAAAAATGGACGGAAGTGGATTTCGGCATCACCCCCTGGACCCATCGGCCTTTGGGCACCATGGTCCTGAACCTGGCCTACAAGGCGGACGCGGACGGAAAGCCCGCGGCCTGGAACGAGACCCGGTGGGTGGACAAGGAATTTTCCGAGATCCTGGAAAAAGCCAATGGCACCCTGGATGTGGACGAACGCAGAAAACTGTTCTGCAAACTCCAGAAAATCCAGTATGACCGGGGTTCCATCGGCATCGGCTACTGGCGGGCCGTCTGGATGGTCTCCAGAAGCAATGTCAAAGGGCTGGAAGCCCATCCCAATGGATTCATGCTGTTCAACGATGTGTCTTTAGCCTAGATCAAAAACCTGTGTCGCCCGTGCGCATCCTTCTGCGTACGGGCACCCTTAAAATAAGGACAGGGATTTTATGATTGTTTTTATACTCCGCCGTTTTTTTCTGCTGCTGCTGACCATGATTCTGGTGTCTCTGGCCGTTTTCATCATTGCAGAATCCTCTCCCGGAAATATCGCCAAAAATGTGCTCGGAGCCTTTATCTCCCCGGAACAGGAAGCCGCATTCATTCGCCAGAACGGCCTGGACCAGCCCATGTATGTCCGGTATCTGCACTGGATCGCGGGCAATGACTGGGTGGCTAAAAAGAAAATCGGTATGCCCCTGAAACGGATTACCACGGAAGAAGGGTTTGAAGAATGGTGGGCCGTCAAAGAGGACGGATCATTGATCCGCTGGAAAGTGGACGGAGAAGACCTGGTGGCCATCAACATCACACCGGACGGTGAAAAAACCGAATATGTGGACAATGACCGATGGAAAACCATTGAAGACGGCAAACAGGAATTCTGGGGAATTGACCGCCAGAATCATGCCGTCCGCTGGGTCAAGGGTGAAACCGAAACCATGTTTGTGTTTGTCATGGGCAAGGGGTGGATGGAAAGTTCCGGGGGCCCCAAAGACTATATTCCGTTGAAAAAAGGATTTGTCAGAGGGGATCCGGGTATTTCCTTTCGCACGGGCCGGCCCGTGAACAAAAGCCTGTGGACCCGATTGCGCAACTCCGTGGTCCTGGCAGGGACCGCTTTTGTCATTGTCATGCCCCTGGCCCTGCTGTTGGGTCTCATTGCCGGACTCCAGGAAGGGTCTCTCAAGGACCGGGTTTTGTCCGTGGGGGGTATGATGTTTTCCGTGGTGCCCGAATTTGCCACGGGTATTTTTCTGACCCTGATCTTTTCCGTGTGGCTGGGGTGGCTGCCGGGTGCGGCGGTTTTAGGCACCTCCGCCCCCTGGGAAAAACCCATGATGCTGATTTTGCCGGTTTTGACCCTCACGCTGATCGAACTGGGGTATATCCTGCGTATCACCCGGGCTTCCATGGTGGAGGTCATGAAAGCGCCTTATATCCGAACCGCGTTTCTCAAAGGACTGCCCTACAAACAGGTGGTGTTCAAACATGCCGTGAAAAACGCGCTTATCGCCCCCATCACCGTGATCATGCTCCATGTCAACTGGCTGCTGGGGGGGATCGTGATTGTGGAGGTGGTGTTCGGATACCCGGGACTGGGGGCCTATCTGCTGGAATCAGCGCTGTATAAAGATTTCAACGCCCTGGAAGCCGGTGCCATGATCATGGTCCTGGTGGCCGTCGGCACCCAGTTGGTGGCCGATATCATCTATACCTTTTTGAATCCGAGGATACGGTATGCCTGAAACAGCTGAAACCCAAACTACAAAAAAAACCAAAAAAGTACAGCTCAAGGATATGTTCGCCATCCTGTTCAGTTCCAAAATCGCCATGGTGGGACTGGTCATTGTCCTGTTCTGGGTGTTTGTGGCCCTGTTTGCCCCGTTTCTCACCCCGTACACCCCCTTTGAACAGGACTGGAAAGCCCCCAACCAGGGGCCGTCCGCCGAACATATCCTGGGCACGGACGAGCTGGGAAGGGACCTGTGGACCCGGCTGATCTACGGCGCCCGGGTGGTACTGGTGGTGCTGCCGGTATCGGAAAACATCTCTCTGCCCGGGGGTACGGCCATCTGGGGGGTGGTGGTGGCCCTGATGATCGGTGCCACTTTGGGATTGATCGGCGGCTATAAGGGCGGATGGATCGATGAACTGGTCATGCGGCTTT
Above is a window of Desulfotignum balticum DSM 7044 DNA encoding:
- a CDS encoding trimethylamine methyltransferase family protein, translated to MIQSSTTRSRAVSMRILTDDQIWEIKQAAFDIIEKVGFKCRHDGVKKMMTQAGAWVRDDTIKIPKYIVQGSVATAPKGWTIYDRNGQRALEVEGEKSHYGTSTASPNHRDPFTGEIRPTSINDIALGAKVADALAHIDFVMPMGSSQDVPGAAAEVHEIPALFANTVKPAAFIGYSPLGCEYVYEMAAVIAGGQDKLREKPFLILYPEAIAPLFFPDDVVDRILIAADRFMPQLPGSTVSAGATGPVTLAGMLVQITAEALIHITIAQLRKPGCPVAMSGNVGILDMKTALMTMGAPENSLGIAAQAEIAKSFDLPTWGLAGATDAKCLDAQAGLEGAFSILAQGLSGLNLIHDVGYMASGMACSLEQLVMGNEIAGMTKRFVEGITVTKDTLARQIIEDVGPGGHFITQKHTLAHFKQELSVSKLLNRQTIDAWKNSGCPTMDQRVQEEIRSIMETHKPDPLSDKVMAELDRLKKEGEKEILAKREKG
- a CDS encoding ABC transporter substrate-binding protein; the protein is MEKRIHPAVHDLKSDMEKGKLSRREFLRYSTLLGVSAFTATQMAGLSWTAKAFAGNVKRGGTLKVATALQKIAHPATYSWIAASNVTRQVAEYLTLTDGKNITHPYLLKNWEASDDLKTWTLNLRQGVTFNNGDTFNADDVIFTLNQWLDESVGSSMKGLVDGYLSSNNIEKVNDYQIILHLKVPTISIPEDFFQYPAQVLNHRTFEGDFLKAPHGTGPYTLETYREGELAVVKARSDYWQKGVDGKPLPYLDEMQFLDMGTETAPMISAIKSEDIDFIDLSDIGGTDIFRALKDDPEINILAAPTASARVLRMRVDLKPWDNEKVRLAMRKCHNHEKILALAYMGQGLEGQDFHVYQLHPEYCEMPIPAYDPAASKKLLAEAGYPDGLEVNLAVGSGWPDVVRYAEILKQDAMPGGFKINLQTMPNSQYWEKWTEVDFGITPWTHRPLGTMVLNLAYKADADGKPAAWNETRWVDKEFSEILEKANGTLDVDERRKLFCKLQKIQYDRGSIGIGYWRAVWMVSRSNVKGLEAHPNGFMLFNDVSLA
- a CDS encoding ABC transporter permease, whose protein sequence is MIVFILRRFFLLLLTMILVSLAVFIIAESSPGNIAKNVLGAFISPEQEAAFIRQNGLDQPMYVRYLHWIAGNDWVAKKKIGMPLKRITTEEGFEEWWAVKEDGSLIRWKVDGEDLVAINITPDGEKTEYVDNDRWKTIEDGKQEFWGIDRQNHAVRWVKGETETMFVFVMGKGWMESSGGPKDYIPLKKGFVRGDPGISFRTGRPVNKSLWTRLRNSVVLAGTAFVIVMPLALLLGLIAGLQEGSLKDRVLSVGGMMFSVVPEFATGIFLTLIFSVWLGWLPGAAVLGTSAPWEKPMMLILPVLTLTLIELGYILRITRASMVEVMKAPYIRTAFLKGLPYKQVVFKHAVKNALIAPITVIMLHVNWLLGGIVIVEVVFGYPGLGAYLLESALYKDFNALEAGAMIMVLVAVGTQLVADIIYTFLNPRIRYA